The following coding sequences lie in one Helicoverpa armigera isolate CAAS_96S chromosome 8, ASM3070526v1, whole genome shotgun sequence genomic window:
- the LOC110383704 gene encoding G-protein coupled receptor Mth2, protein MYQQCLILLAVTSTVLCDKEKYVNKCCDSDQYLGPRKICKQIEYKTNMRFSQIKVYDENKNHIGKSVEDVFRIIPNRFDNDTFKKGTVNVERLNFKTYITETGVLIMELPNAYDRYTYINVKDYCIDYSLDPKTNKTTVPEYRVVLPINDNQGNLESKAYVAMMISCFFMMLVLIVYSLLKRLRNLSGLVLMSYISSLFLAFALLIDLQMNPSTKEKCLMLTLGIYYFFLASFCWMNVMSFDIWWGVRRPTQMSTFSRRKKLSRFLKYSLYAWGVPLCTTIFFVVVNSVDMSDYPWFVTPGVPDRGCFLLGGVKLLYLYYPLLILNFCNWLFFVLTLWGFLAHNRRTNVLDTAAAGSQQKHRQLKNQLILYSKLYVVMGLNWVLEVISFMYPDIKLLWQITDYYNILIGVSIFIIFVCKKKVLEESQRCLGTKLRGLHSSFVNFRSKEANPSGISMSVRPTRITSL, encoded by the exons atgTACCAACagtgtttaattttgttagcGGTCACGTCGACAGTTTTATGTGATAAAGAGAAATATGTGAATAAATGTTGTGATTCAGACCAATATTTGGGCCCAAGAAAAATATGTAAGCAAATTGAATACAAGACCAATATGAGATTTTCTCAAATCAAAGTGTACGacgaaaataaaaaccacaTAGGGAAGTCCGTGGAAGATGTATTTCGTATAATTCCAAACAGATTTGACAATGATACGTTCAAAAAGGGCACTGTCAATGTAGAGCGGCTGAATTTCAAGACTTATATTACTGAG ACTGGAGTTCTTATCATGGAGTTGCCAAACGCCTACGATCGCTACACGTATATAAATGTCAAGGACTACTGCATTGATTACAGTCTTGAtcctaaaactaataaaacgaCAGTTCCAGAGTATAGAGTAGTATTACCCATAAATGATAACCAAGGAAACCTGGAAAGCAAAGCCTACG TGGCTATGATGATATCCTGTTTCTTCATGATGCTGGTGTTGATAGTATACAGTTTGCTGAAGCGGCTCCGAAACTTATCGGGTTTGGTGCTCATGTCTTACATCAGCAGTTTGTTCTTAGCTTTCGCGCTGTTAATCGATCTTCAAATGAATCCGTCTACTAAAGAAAAATGCCTAATGTTGA CGCTGGGCATCTATTACTTCTTCCTGGCGTCGTTCTGTTGGATGAACGTCATGTCCTTTGATATATGGTGGGGTGtgag ACGCCCGACGCAGATGTCAACGTTTTCGAGAAGAAAGAAGCTCTCCCGGTTTCTGAAGTACAGTCTATATGCTTGGGGAGTCCCACTTTGTACGACTATCTTTTTCGTGGTAGTAAACTCAGTAGACATGAGTGACTACCCATGGTTCGTCACACCGGGTGTACCCGATAGGGGTTGTTTTCTTTTAG GTGGCGTCAAGCTCCTGTACCTGTATTACCCTTTGCTGATACTGAACTTCTGCAATTGGCTGTTCTTCGTATTGACCTTGTGGGGCTTTCTGGCCCACAATCGACGGACGAATGTGCTGGATACGGCGGCTGCAGGCAGTCAGCAGAAACATCGTCAACTGAAGAACCA ATTAATCCTCTACTCCAAGCTGTATGTGGTGATGGGCTTAAATTGGGTGCTAGAAGTAATAAGTTTCATGTACCCTGACATCAAACTGCTGTGGCAAATAACAGACTATTACAACATCCTTATAGgagtatcaatatttataatattcgtttGCAAGAAGAAAGTATTGGAGGAAAGTCAACG atgtCTGGGGACAAAGCTAAGGGGTTTGCATTcgtcttttgttaattttcgaAGCAAAGAAGCGAATCCAAGTGGCATTTCCATGTCTGTGAGACCGACAAGGATTACATCACTATAG
- the LOC135117237 gene encoding LOW QUALITY PROTEIN: uncharacterized protein LOC135117237 (The sequence of the model RefSeq protein was modified relative to this genomic sequence to represent the inferred CDS: inserted 2 bases in 1 codon) gives MRIEFFVFLCLSTLSSPITCEYVSSIVSSPGVYFDKLLDIKFTNSDWNVIAYVDIGHVQTNLDKVEFLLEKXSFCNSLASSKIQSDCINSLSALKNRHILNVSKFSSVSYLLVDEKPHMRFKRGLMDFGGSLLKTIFGTLDSEDAVRFSKAIDEVQTDEKRLAHLMKDNIHVIKSTISYFNNTISKVNENENHILRNMETIHKILETVVNSNNKLEIKSELSSLLNSLESIIMTLSFDIEDINNAILFAKLNVLHPTVLSPHQLYSELDKHRNNLPSHYELPVPLTLQNIHNLIDISQLVCFFHLNKVIIVVKIPLVLPQVYDLYRIIPLPVPYDMLKPDTYVLIEPTSSYVAITADRMFYSLIADIDKCKLISDKCYVCVLTNVFSAITNPTCETILLSDGISKLPDICVTKLIHGSIDLFHKLTLNRWIFVQSEPGKCHVTCNDKDISSDVILFGTGILSLPRNCKAFYKTLQFAAVGETVIGNVTNKISNFNILQDDCCERSKLNKTLERLPYSKLNNLDNLDSLLQASIHLNSFEEEINKIENPSHFQMYSTHYLSFSLCISMLTLFYILYKSRRLLCRTNAPCCIQIFNQCHNTKNNSVPTSQTVFHGDTIAPVNKDESESIEDLRVTPTPIKRNILFGKTHDN, from the exons ATGCGTATCGAATTCTTCGTGTTCCTGTGTCT ATCGACGCTGTCATCGCCGATCACATGCGAATACGTTTCTTCTATCGTCAGCAGTCCTGGCGTCTACTTTGATAAGCTTCTAGACATTAAGTTTACTAATAGTGATTGGAATGTTATAGCATATGTTGATATAGGTCATGTACAAACTAATTTAGATAAGGTCGAATTTTTACTTGAAAA CTCATTCTGCAACTCGTTAGCTTCCTCTAAGATACAGTCCGACTGTATCAATTCGTTGTCCGCTCTAAAAAATCGTCATATTCTTAACGTTAGTAAGTTTTCTTCCGTATCTTATTTATTGGTCGACGAAAAACCCCATATGCGTTTTAAAAGAGGTCTCATGGACTTCGGTGGCTCTCtccttaaaactatttttggcACTTTGGATTCTGAAGACGCGGTGAGATTTTCGAAAGCCATAGACGAAGTACAAACTGATGAGAAACGTCTCGCTCATCTCATGAAAGATAACATTCATGTAATTAAGTCGACCATATCATATTTCAATAACACGATATCTAAGGTCAACGAAAACGAAAACCACATTTTAAGGAACATGGAAACAATCCATAAAATACTAGAAACTGTTGTGAATAGTAACAACAAGCTAGAAATTAAATCTGAATTAAGTTCCTTATTAAATTCATTAGAGTCTATTATAATGACTTTGTCTTTTGATATCGAAGATATTAACAATGCCATTCTATTCGCAAAACTCAACGTGTTGCATCCCACTGTACTCAGTCCACACCAATTGTACAGTGAGTTAGATAAGCATAGGAATAATCTTCCTAGCCATTATGAACTTCCCGTTCCTTTAACGCTACAAAATATACACAATCTTATTGACATTTCACAACTTGTGTGCTTTTTCCATTTAAATAAGGTAATTATTGTTGTCAAGATCCCTCTCGTATTACCTCAGGTGTATGACCTGTATAGGATCATTCCCCTACCTGTTCCCTACGATATGTTGAAACCAGATACCTACGTTCTTATCGAGCCAACTAGCTCATATGTAGCAATCACAGCTGATCGCATGTTTTATTCACTTATCGCAGACATAGACAAGTGCAAGTTAATAAGTGATAAGTGTTACGTGTGTGTGTTAACTAATGTGTTTTCAGCAATCACTAACCCTACGTGTGAAACGATTCTCTTAAGTGATGGGATTAGCAAACTTCCTGACATTTGTGTTACAAAACTTATTCACGGTTCAATTGATCTATTTCATAAGTTAACTTTAAATCGTTGGATTTTTGTACAATCTGAACCTGGCAAGTGTCATGTAACTTGTAATGATAAAGACATAAGTTCTGACGTTATTTTGTTTGGTACTGGTATCTTGTCTTTGCCTAGAAACTGTAAGGCTTTTTACAAGACGTTGCAATTCGCCGCTGTTGGCGAAACAGTTATTGGAAAtgtaaccaataaaatatcaaatttcaacATCTTACAAGATGATTGTTGTGAGCGatctaagttaaataaaactctAGAACGATTACCTTACTCAAAGTTAAATAACTTAGATAATCTTGATTCTCTGCTGCAAGCCAGTATTCACTTGAACTCTTTTGAAGAAGAGATCAATAAGATAGAAAATCCATCTCATTTTCAAATGTATAGCACTCACTATTTGTCTTTTAGTTTATGCATCTCGATGTTAaccttattttacattttatataagagTCGTAGGTTACTTTGTCGTACTAATGCCCCATGTtgcattcaaatatttaaccaatgtcataacacaaaaaataactcgGTTCCAACCTCTCAAACTGTATTTCATGGTGATACAATAGCACCCGTCAATAAGGACGAGTCAGAGTCTATAGAGGACTTACGAGTGACGCCAACCCCTATTAAAAGGAATATTCTGTTTGGCAAGActcatgataattaa